In Streptomyces longhuiensis, the following proteins share a genomic window:
- the cysC gene encoding adenylyl-sulfate kinase, producing the protein MPGTTETLEKQVTGATVWLTGLPSAGKTTIANELAERLRTDGRRVEVLDGDEIREFLSAGLGFSRADRDTNVQRIGFLAELLARNGVLTLVPVIAPFADSREAVRKRHQAGGTGYLEVHVATPVEVCSVRDVKGLYAKQAAGEISGLTGVDDPYEAPESPDLRIESHTQTVQESAAALHALLTERGVL; encoded by the coding sequence ATGCCCGGAACCACAGAGACTTTGGAGAAGCAAGTGACCGGAGCCACCGTCTGGCTCACGGGTCTGCCGAGCGCGGGCAAGACCACCATCGCCAACGAGCTCGCCGAGCGGCTGCGCACCGACGGCCGCCGCGTCGAGGTGCTCGACGGCGACGAGATCCGCGAGTTCCTCTCGGCGGGCCTCGGCTTCAGCCGCGCGGACCGCGACACGAACGTGCAGCGCATCGGCTTCCTCGCCGAACTCCTCGCCCGTAACGGCGTGTTGACGCTCGTACCGGTGATCGCGCCGTTCGCGGACAGCCGCGAGGCGGTGCGCAAGCGCCACCAGGCCGGCGGCACCGGCTACCTGGAGGTGCACGTGGCCACGCCCGTCGAGGTGTGCTCCGTGCGCGATGTGAAGGGCCTGTACGCGAAGCAGGCGGCGGGCGAGATCTCCGGGCTGACCGGGGTCGACGACCCGTACGAGGCGCCCGAATCGCCCGACCTGCGCATCGAGTCGCACACCCAGACCGTGCAGGAGTCCGCGGCCGCGCTCCACGCGCTGCTCACCGAGCGGGGTGTCCTGTGA
- a CDS encoding phosphoadenylyl-sulfate reductase, with the protein MTTTQATGAADRTEPDLRELAERAGRDLEDASALEILDWAVDTFGKRFCVTSSMEDAVVAHLASRARPGVDVVFLDTGYHFEETIGTRDAVEAVMDVNVITLTPRQTVAEQDAEFGPKLHDVDPDLCCAMRKVKPLEDGLSSYTAWATGLRRDESPTRANTPVVGWDEKRRKVKVSPIARWTQDDVEAYVAEHGVLTNPLLMDGYGSVGCAPCTRRLLEGEDARAGRWAGRNKTECGIHG; encoded by the coding sequence ATGACGACCACTCAGGCCACTGGGGCGGCCGACCGGACCGAGCCCGACCTGCGGGAGCTCGCGGAGCGGGCCGGACGCGACCTGGAGGACGCGTCCGCCCTGGAGATCCTTGACTGGGCGGTCGACACGTTCGGCAAGCGCTTCTGCGTGACCTCCTCCATGGAGGACGCGGTCGTCGCCCATCTCGCCTCGCGCGCCAGGCCCGGCGTGGACGTCGTCTTCCTCGACACCGGCTACCACTTCGAGGAGACCATCGGCACCCGGGACGCCGTCGAGGCCGTGATGGACGTGAACGTCATCACGCTCACGCCCCGGCAGACCGTCGCCGAGCAGGACGCCGAGTTCGGGCCGAAGCTGCACGACGTCGACCCCGACCTGTGCTGCGCCATGCGGAAGGTCAAGCCCCTTGAGGACGGCCTGAGTTCGTACACGGCGTGGGCCACGGGACTGCGCCGCGACGAGTCCCCGACGCGGGCGAACACCCCGGTCGTCGGCTGGGACGAGAAGCGCCGCAAGGTGAAGGTCTCGCCGATCGCCCGCTGGACGCAGGACGACGTCGAGGCGTACGTCGCCGAGCACGGCGTGCTGACCAACCCCCTGCTCATGGACGGCTACGGGTCTGTGGGCTGCGCCCCCTGCACCCGGCGCCTGCTCGAGGGCGAGGACGCGCGGGCCGGCCGCTGGGCGGGACGCAACAAGACCGAGTGCGGGATCCACGGCTGA